The Deinococcota bacterium genome includes a window with the following:
- the recQ gene encoding DNA helicase RecQ — MTQRALRTAQSILASVFGFDRFRGEQADIVSHVAAGGDALVLMPTGGGKSLCYQIPALLRPGVGVVVSPLIALMKDQVDALLQVGVRAAYLNSSLSPDGARGVERKLLAGELDLLYVAPERLLTPRFLELLERSQVALFAIDEAHCVSQWGHDFRPEYIGLSLLAERFGSVPRVALTATADAATRREMLTRLRLHGARQFVSSFDRPNIRYTVVDKESAKEQFLAFYRAEHAGEAGIVYCLSRKSVDGTAQWLQKHGLKALPYHAGLDSLTRQRHQERFLREDGLVMVATIAFGMGIDKPDVRFVAHLDLPKSLEGYYQETGRAGRDGLPADAFLTYGLGDVVSLRRMMAGSTAPDEVKRVETQKLEALLGYCESPRCRRQGLLEYFGEALAEPCGNCDTCLTPVATWDGTVAAQKALSTVYRTGQRFGAGHLIDVLLGKETPRMQSLGHHKLSTYGIGKELSERAWRSVLRQLVAGGFLSTDAGGHGSLLLTPRSGPVLKGEAVRFRHDPTPSKKKAAPRGVDAAPLGDADGELFEALRAKRTDFAREQGVPPYVIFHDSTLRAMAQSKPRSLPALAGLSGLGKAKLERYGQAFLEVILAHTEAPAEQEQAVAAIPAAPQDEDGTVEQTRALIFAGRSPEQVAEARALKLSTVLVHLAELVRRGDLTAAEATGLAEDELRAIEEAALALPEEERGRLKSLFERFGGRYSYGVLRCVSAGIAD; from the coding sequence GTGACGCAGCGAGCTCTTCGGACGGCGCAAAGCATCCTCGCCTCGGTCTTCGGCTTCGACCGCTTTCGTGGCGAGCAGGCCGACATCGTGTCTCACGTCGCGGCGGGCGGCGATGCGCTCGTGCTCATGCCGACCGGGGGCGGCAAGTCGCTCTGCTACCAGATTCCCGCGCTCTTGCGTCCGGGCGTCGGCGTCGTGGTCTCGCCGCTGATCGCGCTCATGAAGGACCAGGTGGACGCGCTCCTGCAAGTGGGTGTGCGGGCGGCCTACCTCAACTCGAGCCTGAGCCCGGACGGCGCGCGCGGGGTCGAGCGGAAGTTGCTTGCGGGCGAGCTCGATCTCCTCTACGTCGCGCCCGAGCGCCTCCTGACGCCGCGCTTTTTGGAGCTGCTGGAGCGCAGCCAGGTCGCCCTCTTCGCCATCGACGAGGCGCACTGCGTCTCGCAGTGGGGGCACGACTTCCGCCCCGAGTACATCGGGCTCTCCCTCCTGGCCGAGCGCTTTGGCTCGGTGCCGCGCGTCGCGCTGACGGCCACCGCCGACGCGGCCACGAGGCGCGAGATGCTCACCCGGCTGAGGCTCCATGGGGCGCGGCAGTTCGTCTCGAGCTTCGACAGGCCCAACATCCGCTACACCGTAGTCGACAAAGAGAGCGCCAAGGAGCAGTTTCTCGCCTTCTACCGCGCCGAGCATGCGGGTGAGGCGGGCATCGTCTACTGCCTGTCGCGCAAGAGCGTGGACGGCACCGCGCAGTGGTTGCAGAAGCACGGCCTCAAGGCGCTGCCCTACCACGCCGGGCTCGACAGCCTCACGCGCCAGCGGCACCAGGAGCGCTTTTTGCGCGAGGACGGCCTGGTCATGGTCGCGACCATCGCCTTTGGCATGGGCATCGACAAGCCCGACGTGCGCTTTGTCGCGCATCTAGACCTGCCCAAGAGCTTAGAGGGCTACTACCAGGAGACCGGCCGGGCCGGGCGCGACGGGCTGCCCGCCGACGCCTTCTTGACCTACGGCCTCGGCGACGTAGTGTCTCTGCGGCGGATGATGGCCGGCTCAACGGCCCCCGACGAGGTCAAGCGCGTCGAGACTCAAAAGCTCGAGGCGCTGTTGGGCTACTGCGAGTCGCCGCGCTGCCGGCGGCAGGGGCTGCTCGAGTACTTCGGTGAAGCTCTGGCGGAGCCCTGCGGCAACTGCGACACCTGCCTGACCCCGGTCGCGACCTGGGACGGCACCGTCGCCGCTCAAAAGGCGCTCTCGACCGTCTACCGCACCGGCCAGCGCTTCGGCGCGGGCCACCTCATCGACGTGCTCCTCGGCAAGGAGACGCCGCGCATGCAGTCCCTGGGGCATCACAAGCTGAGCACCTACGGCATCGGCAAGGAGCTGAGCGAGCGCGCCTGGCGCTCGGTCCTGCGCCAGCTCGTGGCGGGGGGCTTCTTGAGCACCGACGCCGGGGGACACGGCTCGCTTCTGCTGACGCCCAGGAGCGGCCCGGTCCTGAAGGGGGAGGCGGTCAGGTTCCGGCACGACCCGACGCCGAGCAAGAAGAAGGCGGCGCCTAGGGGGGTAGACGCGGCGCCTCTAGGAGACGCCGACGGGGAACTCTTCGAGGCGCTGCGCGCTAAGCGCACCGACTTCGCCCGTGAGCAGGGCGTGCCCCCTTACGTCATCTTCCACGACAGCACCCTGCGGGCGATGGCCCAGAGCAAGCCCCGGAGCCTGCCGGCGCTGGCGGGGCTGTCAGGGCTGGGGAAGGCCAAATTGGAGCGCTACGGTCAGGCCTTTTTGGAGGTCATCCTCGCCCACACCGAGGCGCCCGCGGAACAGGAGCAAGCCGTGGCCGCGATTCCGGCGGCCCCCCAGGACGAGGACGGCACGGTGGAGCAGACCAGGGCGCTCATCTTCGCGGGACGGTCGCCGGAGCAGGTCGCCGAGGCGCGCGCGCTCAAGCTGAGCACCGTCCTCGTGCATTTGGCCGAGCTGGTCCGCCGGGGCGACCTGACGGCGGCCGAAGCCACGGGCCTGGCCGAGGACGAGCTGCGCGCCATCGAGGAGGCCGCCCTCGCCCTGCCGGAGGAGGAGCGCGGCCGCTTAAAGTCGCTCTTCGAGAGGTTTGGGGGAAGGTACTCCTACGGCGTCTTGCGCTGCGTCTCTGCGGGCATCGCCGATTAA